The following are encoded in a window of Esox lucius isolate fEsoLuc1 chromosome 14, fEsoLuc1.pri, whole genome shotgun sequence genomic DNA:
- the LOC105021734 gene encoding uncharacterized protein LOC105021734 isoform X3, translating to MFWNRPGTILRHSVPRERDVISIPKLFPGSRCSSPEKLHHSQKEEGRWKRSEMRLHDRHIREMEERFCFLVTSDQEAAQIYQHGLMVENTDQQSLGNPSYGIYLHKHVDVALKNVSGTPAGKVLIIFKVLFGKVKKVPVCFGRNGTHDPTVNYDCHMSKDPIAPRDSMSQQILGSSVFLFDYNENQELKLRPRQCLPYAMVSLVPLVNPSLNSTPVPSMKLGPKTKVAYLETHMLAHRARKGQNATVIFNHFGTTDRPRPEYKPQVLGKTPAFLRGDQQDTQNISSSPDKSFDNSGHPVPPHFNSCDQNLLTPPPISRCEQLHLPLPPLSSWKPQQPSTPLNSSPPFTGSLQFLENHQLLTDSGHLQTPSHAGVAKMDHNELYYGNQVQSCQQGLSTRQDGSRQQSTFATGALEQVSSVVYASRVIKDPRLSARETINVQGLISKGIERDSQTDPLVCKLTESPENNNLNLKKQEKTHRETAFKDDPMPSQPKMPQGGPTASLVNSSVPLSVMMSTENQPSSSMLKMKFQEYSPYLHLTKEERKEKIWSLQHLSLHEKMILLDRINVYAHFFHKSKSLLSQNGKITSADQRQQCNPGSTNICLPSTGTREMCNSGQETNTGMLPQNTMNSEHSPSISNHHPSFVSGAVKESAARPLERNTDQIELEKINICRPEPATMYITETEYDGHKVPVNLQDGTAVSNDPLAPFHPEMTTTESSQDTEVRFNLNSAVEQNLQDCLNANFEASRQNSETVSQTNSVTEEKIQGTAPEIFEENRQSREQKCEPILATEGKRLHFLSSVQGTHESEPRCSVIFQNHTDIMEACEEVHDTEAPEVVICADHYPGVLSSEGCERLLQKDGERNEIDSNREEISKTSDNVQADDSVYSFLLKRLQLNEVFFPPYQNRTCSISSKHYLKPKCNDSYMDVNALTILSHKTKQLDGKQQSNIRVTIIADRDYAAVAELPSLSKRFSVSESLEGTQGSLTALDNEKLTHHRVISENSDSILKATTCDTFNKAHAHNVRLIKIMAEKYKGKENAYIRKMRDRKHVTVRKRADVKQSVTDISYSQHASHLVQSENVHVPHKKRNFKHKTFSPETVKRNIRARTLGKKYKSCSKSKSTKVISHNISLSNHSKTSKQVPIKSRKGTIMKMMKVFRRSNHWGTVSYKRMCSQVNMPRALAESIPFSPTSADNQLLRCNAFERKPLKAPSGETPSKENDQYMRDSNESINQKNHVADDDTNSPLLTTEIIHEENAKSNSGSTTSNSTEELQHSKEAQDLSNTETSQEAQSICTILQNKLLSPNCTNMPGINKVNEGETKHRKQEKYLQQENALEADTHSMKEFEESSRAMDPAKEIIPTTENMEVPLDAAIEILCGTESRSNVPKPQEEMTLVLPLMSGQSRTEKADTSDKAHYCTPQEQENKINTSSREVKLISRLRDYLTGFESTVKNSEKTTFCGTAAHLPPISETLQNNANDQKEQPVQLVVLDRVELNHLRPSGLPIPTKVCPPNHLIYNKEQPQKGKTTGNNKNDDSVTCISPDSTSMLEIPENVTLSYLDKKTTEAEVSTSVPDISHGTKNAETSAWRERKNPPKGTIYANQMTTLKALEESEPEKSEFCKTKKGKQKLTSHVVKLNTKSIHRDFTVGDISDTLKLGDKAASLVELCPIRAKCKVMLQYFISNFERKQNVEANRTIVSRDQILDQYMECPPIPIELKYEALNSFLELQIMMEAWQFVDNKMRYLSGLSTFRSMLWYDPTLYGELYKGKVGFQQQSSLYSSFQQNLINEGPIALQRYHLAVSTLNQQLQSTPQMSYYMYLKSKRERLEIEAALRNPADIESFFLSVPLSCMVNFGNTVESLEKVQKLVTTFTETPADKLEDGFDVGKAEHLAMVFRFLQEKIYYLKTCNNTMVSKMSWFGMEHILYDASKILVWRDVKQVAPHEPLAKYKKTNPQIVYGVTESGVSLFHTNVSKRTQLMVTTRTPSPKFRLANRAYRTRALGRGRLPIDKTRCSQNKNPKNVSMPVIDLTKSPYRDEPNVYHLTEPPSKNATHIQAWTHQQKPVKNHVINWGERLSQPMPPYPEIRACLRSSKGGIDPNSQINLPASLGAEASNSDGRQWILNWDLQNFQDPVGADPGPGHPLWINVRDSGHAPIIEPILSEQTQMSSWTSLSSPSLQPTSSVTGGNTALQSLCSVPPLISIKNQVPPLCEPTPINYPFFLLNGQTYSTANPELSTATLNNKEAFPLYPV from the exons ATGTTCTGGAATAGGCCCGGCACCATACTGAGACATTCAGtaccaagagagagagatgtcatTTCCATCCCAAAGCTCTTCCCAGGCAGTAGGTGCTCCAGCCCTGAGAAACTTCACCATTCCCAGAAAGAAGAGGGGAGATGGAAAAG GTCTGAAATGCGTTTACATGATAGACACATCAGGGAAATGGAGGAGAGGTTCTGCTTTTTAGTCACATCGGACCAAGAAGCAGCTCAAATCTACCAACACGGATTGATGGTTGAGAACACAGATCAACAGTCTCTGGGGAACCCATCATATGGGATCTATTTACACAAGCACGTTGATGTCGCCCTGAAAAATGTCAGCGGCACACCTGCCGGAAAAGTCCTAATAATTTTCAAG GTTCTGTTTGGCAAGGTGAAAAAAGTGCCTGTGTGTTTCGGCAGGAATGGCACACATGATCCGACAGTGAATTACGACTGTCACATGTCCAAGGACCCCATAGCCCCAAGGGACAGCATGTCTCAGCAAATCTTGGGCTCCTCT GTGTTCCTGTTTGACTACAATGAAAACCAGGAGCTAAAATTAAGACCAAGGCAATGTTTGCCATATGCTATGGTTTCATTGGTTCCTCTGGTGAACCCTTCCCTGAATAGCACTCCAGTTCCATCTATGAAACTGGGGCCAAAGACAAAGG TGGCATATTTGGAAACACACATGTTGGCACATAGAGCCAGAAAGGGACAGAATGCGACTGTGATATTCAATCATTTTGGGACAACAGACAGGCCGAGACCTGAATACAAACCTCAGGTACTTGGAAAAACCCCTGCATTTCTAAGAGGTGATCAACAGGACACCCAGAACATCTCATCAAGCCCAGACAAGTCATTTGACAACAGTGGCCACCCGGTCCCACCACACTTCAATAGCTGTGACCAGAACCTACTGACCCCACCACCCATTAGTAGGTGTGAACAGCTACATCTGCCCCTACCACCGTTAAGTTCCTGGAAGCCCCAACAACCCTCGACCCCGTTAAATTCATCACCACCCTTCACGGGTTCACTTCAGTTTCTGGAGAACCATCAACTACTTACTGACTCTGGGCATTTACAAACCCCAAGTCATGCAGGTGTAGCTAAAATGGACCATAATGAACTCTACTATGGTAACCAAGTCCAGTCTTGCCAACAAGGTCTGTCTACAAGGCAAGATGGCTCAAGGCAACAGTCTACATTTGCGACTGGTGCATTGGAACAGGTGTCTAGTGTAGTTTATGCTTCACGTGTGATTAAGGATCCCAGATTGTCGGCACGAGAAACTATCAATGTGCAGGGATTGATTTCAAAGGGGATTGAAAGAGATTCACAAACAGATCCTTTGGTTTGCAAATTGACTGAGAGCCCAGAGAATAACAAtcttaatttaaaaaagcaGGAGAAAACGCATAGGGAAACTGCATTTAAGGATGATCCAATGCCAAGCCAACCTAAAATGCCACAAGGAGGTCCTACTGCTTCTTTGGTGAATAGTTCAGTTCCTCTGTCTGTAATGATGTCAACTGAGAATCAGCCATCATCTAGCATGCTTAAAATGAAATTTCAGGAGTATTCTCCATATCTCCATCTGACTAAAGAGGAGCGAAAGGAAAAGATTTGGTCTCTACAACATCTGTCATTACATGAAAAAATGATATTATTAGACAGAATAAATGTTTATGCACATTTCTTTCACAAGTCCAAGAGTCTACTCAGTCAAAATGGCAAAATCACCTCGGCAGACCAACGGCAGCAATGTAATCCAGGAAGTACAAACATTTGCTTGCCCAGCACAGGCACAAGGGAGATGTGCAACAGCGGTCAAGAGACTAACACAGGCATGCTGCCCCAAAACACCATGAATAGTGAACATAGTCCATCAATTTCAAACCATCATCCATCATTTGTCAGTGGGGCTGTGAAGGAAAGCGCGGCACGCCCACTTGAGAGGAATACAGACCAGATAGAACTGGAGAAAATTAACATTTGCCGTCCTGAACCTGCAACGATGTATATCACAGAAACAGAATATGACGGGCACAAAGTACCTGTGAATCTCCAGGATGGAACAGCTGTGAGTAATGACCCACTGGCTCCATTTCATCCCGAAATGACGACCACCGAAAGCAGTCAGGACACGGAGGTGAGGTTTAATCTTAACTCGGCAGTGGAGCAAAATCTTCAGGATTGTCTAAATGCAAACTTTGAAGCTAGCAGACAGAACTCAGAGACAGTCTCTCAAACGAATTCAGTGACAGAGGAAAAGATTCAAGGGACAGCacctgaaatctttgaggaaaacagacagagcagagaaCAGAAGTGCGAACCAATATTAGCAACAGAGGGAAAACGGCTACATTTTCTAAGTTCAGTGCAAGGCACGCATGAATCAGAACCACGGTGTTCAGTCATTTTTCAAAACCACACGGATATCATGGAGGCTTGTGAGGAGGTTCATGATACAGAAGCACCAGAGGTAGTTATATGTGCAGACCACTATCCTGGAGTTCTCTCAAGTGAAGGTTGTGAAAGGCTTTTGCAGAAAGACGGAGAACGGAATGAAATAGACTCAAATCGAGAAGAAATATCCAAGACATCTGATAATGTGCAGGCTGATGATTCAGTCTACAGTTTCCTGTTGAAAAGGCTGCAGCTCAATGaagtattttttcccccttatcAAAACAGAACATGCTCAATTTCTAGCAAACATTATCTTAAACCAAAATGCAATGACAGTTACATGGATGTCAATGCATTAACAATTCTGtcccacaaaacaaaacaattagaTGGAAAACAACAAAGTAACATTCGCGTCACAATAATTGCTGACAGAGATTATGCAGCTGTCGCAGAGTTACCCTCACTGTCCAAGAGATTTTCAGTGTCAGAGTCCCTTGAAGGAACTCAAGGTTCACTCACTGCACTGGATAATGAAAAACTTACCCACCACAGAGTTATCAGTGAAAACAGTGACTCTATTCTGAAAGCCACCACCTGTGACACTTTCAACAAGGCACATGCCCATAATGTAAGGTTAATCAAAATAATGGCAGAGAAATACAAAGGAAAAGAAAATGCGTACATAAGGAAAATGAGAGATCGTAAACATGTAACAGTAAGGAAAAGAGCTGATGTTAAACAAAGTGTCACTGACATTTCATACTCACAACATGCATCCCATCTTGTGcagagtgaaaatgtacatgttccccacaaaaaaagaaatttcaaacacaaaaccttttcCCCTGAAACAGTCAAAAGAAACATCAGAGCTCGAACCTTGGGGAAGAAATACAAATCATGTTCTAAATCTAAATCTACAAAGGTTATTTCTCACAATATTTCTTTGTCAAACCACTCAAAAACGTCAAAACAGGTTCCTATAAAATCAAGAAAAGGCACAATCATGAAGATGATGAAAGTTTTTAGAAGAAGCAACCATTGGGGGACAGTCAGTTACAAAAGAATGTGCAGTCAAGTCAACATGCCCAGGGCTCTTGCAGAGTCTATACCTTTCAGCCCAACATCCGCTGATAATCAACTTCTGAGATGTAATGCTTTTGAGAGGAAACCATTGAAGGCACCATCTGGAGAAACACCATCTAAAGAAAATGATCAGTATATGAGGGATAGCAATGAAAGTATTAACCAGAAGAACCACGTAGCTGATGATGACACAAACTCACCTTTGTTAACCACAGAAATAATCCATGAAGAGAATGCAAAATCCAATTCTGGGAGCACTACAAGTAACTCTACAGAAGAACTTCAGCACAGTAAAGAAGCACAGGATCTATCTAATACAGAAACCTCTCAGGAAGCCCAGAGTATTTGCACCATTCTTCAGAACAAATTGCTTTCTCCAAATTGCACAAATATGCCTGGTATAAACAAAGTCAATGAGGGGGAAACTAAGCATAGAAAACAGGAGAAGTATCTGCAACAAGAAAATGCACTAGAAGCAGATACACACTCTATGAAAGAATTTGAAGAGTCCAGTAGGGCTATGGACCCTGCTAAAGAGATCATTCCAACCACTGAGAACATGGAGGTTCCCTTAGATGCGGCCATCGAGATACTTTGTGGCACTGAGTCACGTTCAAATGTGCCCAAACCACAGGAAGAGATGACTTTGGTTTTGCCGTTAATGTCTGGCCAATCGAGGACAGAGAAAGCAGACACATCAGATAAAGCACATTACTGCACTCCACAGgaacaagaaaacaaaataaatacatcctCTAGGGAGGTGAAACTCATCAGTAGATTGAGAGATTACTTGACAGGTTTTGAGTCCACAGTTAAGAACTcagagaaaacaacattttgtggaACTGCAGCGCATTTGCCACCAATCTCTGAAACTCTCCAGAATAATGCCAATGACCAAAAGGAGCAACCCGTTCAACTTGTCGTGCTTGACAGGGTGGAGTTGAACCATCTGAGGCCTAGTGGCCTACCAATCCCAACCAAGGTATGCCCACCGAATCACCTGATTTATAATAAAGAGCAACCacaaaagggaaaaacaacagGGAACAATAAAAATGATGATAGTGTTACTTGCATTAGCCCTGATAGTACTTCCATGTTGGAAATCCCTGAAAATGTCACTCTATCTTATCTGGACAAGAAAACCACTGAAGCAGAAGTATCCACAAGTGTACCTGACATTTCCCATGGGACCAAAAATGCTGAGACTTCTGCATGGAGAGAACGAAAAAATCCGCCCAAGGGCACAATCTATGCAAACCAAATGACCACGCTCAAAGCCCTGGAAGAATCAGAACCGGAGAAATCTGAATTTTGCAAAACCAAAAAAGGCAAACAGAAGCTGACAAGCCACGTTGTAAAGCTGAACACCAAGTCTATTCATAGAGACTTCACTGTGGGTGATATCTCAGACACGCTAAAGCTTGGAGACAAAGCAGCATCCTTGGTTGAACTCTGCCCGATACGAGCGAAGTGCAAAGTCATGCTGCAGTACTTCATCTCAAACTTTGAGAGAAAACAGAATGTTGAGGCAAATAGAACTATCGTCTCAAGAGATCAGATTTTAGACCAATATATGGAGTGTCCCCCCATACCAATTGAACTGAAGTACGAAGCTTTGAATTCTTTTCTGGAACTGCAGATAATGATGGAGGCCTGGCAATTTGTAGATAACAAGATGCGATATTTAAGTGGACTGTCTACATTTAGGAGTATGTTGTGGTATGATCCTACTCTGTATGGAGAACTCTACAAAGGGAAGGTGGGATTTCAGCAGCAGTCCTCTCTATATTCATCATTCCAGCAAAACCTGATCAATGAAGGCCCAATTGCATTGCAGAGGTACCATTTGGCTGTCTCAACATTAAATCAACAGCTGCAAAGTACCCCACAAATGTCATATTACATGTATCTCAAAAGCAAAAGAGAGAGGTTGGAGATTGAGGCTGCGTTACGAAATCCTGCTGACATAGAAAGCTTTTTCCTCTCTGTGCCACTGTCTTGCATGGTAAATTTTGGCAATACTGTGGAAAGTTTAGAAAAGGTACAGAAACTCGTGACAACCTTCACAGAGACTCCCGCAGACAAGTTGGAAGACGGATTTGATGTAGGAAAGGCAGAGCACCTTGCCATGGTTTTCCGATTTCTTCAAGAGAAAATCTACTATTTGAAAACTTGCAACAACACAATGGTCAGCAAGATGTCTTGGTTTGGCATGGAACACATCCTGTACGATGCATCGAAGATACTGGTGTGGCGGGATGTGAAACAAGTTGCACCCCATGAGCCACTtgcgaaatacaaaaaaacgAATCCACAAATTGTCTATGGAGTGACGGAATCTGGTGTTTCACTGTTCCATACAAATGTATCAAAGAGGACCCAGCTGATGGTAACGACAAGGACGCCATCACCAAAATTCAGATTGGCCAACCGAGCATATAGAACCAGAGCTTTGGGTCGAGGGAGGCTGCCCATTGACAAGACTCGCTGTTCTCAG aATAAAAATCCTAAAAATGTGTCTATGCCAGTAATTGACCTCACAAAATC GCCTTACAGGGATGAACCAAACGTATACCACCTGACCGAACCCCCAAGCAAAAATGCAACCCATATTCAAGCTTGGACACACCAACAGAAACCTGTGAAGAACCATGTCATTAACTGGGGTGAAAGGTTATCCCAACCTATGCCACCATACCCTGAAATCAGGGCCTGTCTGAGGTCTAGCAAAGGGGGCATAGATCCAAACTCACAGATTAATTTACCTGCCTCTTTGGGAGCGGAGGCAAGTAACTCAGATGGACGACAGTGGATCTTAAACTGGGACCTCCAGAACTTCCAGGACCCAGTGGGAGCTGATCCAGGGCCAGGTCATCCTTTGTGGATTAATGTTAGGGACAGTGGCCACGCCCCTATCATCGAGCCAATCCTCTCAGAGCAAACACAAATGTCTTCCTGGACAAGTCTTTCATCCCCTTCTCTCCAGCCCACTTCATCCGTAACAGGAGGAAATACGGCACTACAGTCTCTGTGCTCCGTCCCACCTCTCATTAGCATTAAAAATCAGGTTCCTCCACTGTGTGAACCCACTCCAATAAATTATCCCTTTTTCCTTCTGAATGGCCAGACCTATTCCACGGCCAACCCTGAATTATCCACAGCAACACTTAACAACAAAGAAGCATTTCCTCTCTACCCTGTGTAG